A single window of Gavia stellata isolate bGavSte3 chromosome 16, bGavSte3.hap2, whole genome shotgun sequence DNA harbors:
- the KCNMB1 gene encoding calcium-activated potassium channel subunit beta-1 has translation MLGKKLVTAQKRGETRALCLGLGMVACSMMMYFFIGITIVPFYTKSVWTTETVCKLLKANIKEKVLCPNNESSEDIFPYPCLQVWVNLTPSGQEVMLYQTEDTLERNPKCSYIPGKSENSKDVKAQIEKIASNFKKQQTFPCYYDPEGTQTTVILSRLYPPKGLLYAFLWPTLMFTGGCLIIVLVKISQYVSVLSAWQ, from the exons ATGTTGGGAAAAAAGTTGGTGACTGCACAGAAGCGAGGGGAGACAAGAGCCCTGTGCctgggactgggaatggtcgcgTGCTCCATGATGATGTACTTTTTTATTGGGATCACCATTGTGCCATTCTACACTAAAAG tgtctgGACAACAGAAACTGTATGCAAGCTGCTCAAAGCCAACATCAAGGAGAAAGTTCTCTGCCCAAACAACGAAAGCTCAGAGGATATCTTTCCTTATCCCTGTCTGCAGGTGTGGGTTAATCTGACACCCTCAGGACAAGAGGTTATGCTGTACCAGACTGAAGATACACTGGAAAGAAATCCTAAG TGCTCGTACATCCCAGGCAAGTCGGAGAACTCTAAAGACGTTAAAGCACAAATAGAAAAAATTGCAAGCAATTTCAAAAAACAACAGACTTTCCCGTGCTACTACGACCCAGAAGGAACGCAGACCACTGTCATTTTAAGCAGACTTTATCCCCCGAAAGGTCTCCTTTATGCTTTCCTTTGGCCTACACTCATGTTTACTGGTGGATGTCTGATTATTGTTCTGGTAAAAATTAGTCAGTATGTTTCCGTTCTTTCTGCTTGgcagtag